TTATTTAATACACCAACGCGCATTGCCCGTATTCGTAATTCAGAATATTTGCGTGAAAAAGATAAGTTATTCAATGATGAAAATGTACCTATTGATCATTTGATTTCGCCTGAAAATCTTGTAACAGATGAAATTACACGCTTAATTGCTTATCCAGGGGCATTGCAAGTCGCCCACTTTGCGAATAATCGTATTAGCATGGTTGTGGTAAGAGCTTATTATGGTGGTCCTTTGGTTGGATATGCGCTTTCCGCATTTCGTGAACATATGCCACATATTGATTGTCGTATTATGTCTATTTTACGTAACGGTAAACCAATTCGTCCGCAGGGATCTACTATTGTTGAAGCTGGTGATGAAATTACTTTTATTTGTGCAACTGAGCACATAAAAGCAGTAATGAGTGAACTTCAACGCTTAGAAAAACCGTACAAGCGTGTAATGATTGTTGGGGGTGGAAATGTTGCCGCTGGCGTAGCGAAATGTTTAGAAAATGTCTGTACCGTAAAATTAATTGAGCGTGATGAGGAAAGGGCTAATTTGTTAGCTGAAAAACTTTCAAAAACCTTAGTTTTTTATGGTGATGCGTCTGATCAAAATTTATTGTTTGAAGAGCATATTGAAAATGTCGATGTGTTCCTTTCATTGAGTAGTGATGATGAAGCGAATATTATGTCTGCTTTATTGGCAAAACGTTTGGGCGCCAAGAAGGCAATGGTGCTGATTCAACGAATTGCTTATATAAACCTGATTCAAGGTGGAAGTATTGATATTGTAGTTTCACCACAGCAAGCGACAATTTCTGCTTTGCTTGGTCATGTTCGTAAAGGGGATGTGAAAAATGTGGCTACATTACGACATGGTATTGCTGAGGCTATTGAAATTGTCGCGCATGGTGATGAAAGCACCTCTAACGTGGTGGGAAGAAAAATCGGTGAGCTGCGTTTGCCTATGGGAACCATTATTGGTGCTTTATTGCGTGGGAATGATGTAATTGTTGCACGACGCCAAGTTGTGATTGAAGAAGGCGATCATGTGGTGATTTATTTGAGTGATAAGAAGAATGTGCCTGAAATTGAAAAATTGTTCCAGCCAAGTGCATTCTTCATTTAACGATTTATTTACTTTTAAGAGCGACTCATTATAATAGGTGCTTTTTTATTATAGCCAGACGAAAGTCTGGCTACAAAAACCA
This portion of the Haemophilus haemolyticus genome encodes:
- the trkA gene encoding Trk system potassium transporter TrkA; protein product: MKIIILGAGQVGTTLAENLVSEDNDITLVDNESTQLQALQEKHDLRVVQGSPSSPKVLRDAGAADADLMVAVTASDEINMVACQMGYTLFNTPTRIARIRNSEYLREKDKLFNDENVPIDHLISPENLVTDEITRLIAYPGALQVAHFANNRISMVVVRAYYGGPLVGYALSAFREHMPHIDCRIMSILRNGKPIRPQGSTIVEAGDEITFICATEHIKAVMSELQRLEKPYKRVMIVGGGNVAAGVAKCLENVCTVKLIERDEERANLLAEKLSKTLVFYGDASDQNLLFEEHIENVDVFLSLSSDDEANIMSALLAKRLGAKKAMVLIQRIAYINLIQGGSIDIVVSPQQATISALLGHVRKGDVKNVATLRHGIAEAIEIVAHGDESTSNVVGRKIGELRLPMGTIIGALLRGNDVIVARRQVVIEEGDHVVIYLSDKKNVPEIEKLFQPSAFFI